In Calothrix sp. PCC 7507, one DNA window encodes the following:
- a CDS encoding serpin family protein yields MNRQKLSGERENFLQRRYGVRLGRRYALAAASVVLLSVLGCSQVNSSTSALAQSRLPETESTLQKKTAISDTKIVEANNKFGFKLFSEVLKNNSSEKNVFISPSSVAIALAMTYNGASGSTQQVMAKTLELQGMDLQAINSGYKRLKNLLENPEAKVQLTIANSLWADKDASFRSDFLQKAQDFYQAKVTTLNFQNAEAPNIINNWVKENTNGKINKIVGAVEPEQVLFLINAIYFKGQWSNAFDKSKTTAYPFYLTSGKQKQHQMMPQNGEYQYQETEQFQAVSLPYGKDGKISFYIFLPKPNSNLKALQQNLNSENWEKWMTQFKKREGFIRLPKFKTDYEVTLNDALKALGMEEAFSSKADFSGMGKNLAISQVKHKTFVEVNEEGTEAAASTSVGIVATSLREKPEPFRMIVDRPFFCAIRDRTTGSVLFMGSIVDPQ; encoded by the coding sequence ATGAATCGGCAGAAATTGAGTGGTGAGAGAGAGAATTTCTTGCAAAGACGCTACGGTGTTCGTTTGGGAAGACGTTATGCTTTGGCAGCAGCCAGCGTTGTGCTATTGAGTGTATTAGGCTGTTCTCAGGTCAATAGTAGTACAAGTGCGCTTGCCCAATCTCGTCTGCCTGAAACCGAGTCTACTTTGCAAAAAAAAACAGCTATCTCTGATACCAAAATTGTTGAAGCCAACAACAAATTTGGCTTCAAACTATTTTCAGAAGTTCTGAAAAATAACAGTAGCGAAAAAAACGTTTTTATCTCCCCTTCAAGTGTAGCGATCGCTCTGGCTATGACCTATAACGGTGCTAGTGGTTCCACTCAACAGGTGATGGCGAAAACCCTGGAATTACAAGGTATGGATTTGCAGGCGATCAACTCTGGTTACAAAAGATTAAAAAACCTCTTAGAAAATCCTGAAGCCAAGGTGCAACTAACTATCGCTAACTCACTTTGGGCAGATAAAGATGCTAGCTTCCGGTCAGACTTTCTCCAAAAAGCTCAGGATTTTTATCAAGCTAAGGTGACAACTTTAAACTTTCAAAATGCAGAAGCGCCTAATATTATTAATAATTGGGTCAAAGAAAATACCAACGGAAAAATTAACAAGATAGTCGGTGCAGTAGAACCAGAACAAGTGCTGTTTTTGATTAATGCTATATATTTCAAAGGGCAATGGAGCAACGCATTTGATAAAAGTAAAACTACTGCCTACCCTTTTTATCTGACATCTGGCAAGCAAAAACAACACCAGATGATGCCACAAAACGGTGAATATCAATACCAAGAAACTGAACAATTTCAGGCAGTTAGTTTACCCTATGGTAAAGATGGGAAAATCAGCTTTTATATCTTTCTCCCAAAACCGAATTCTAACCTCAAAGCTTTGCAACAAAACTTGAATTCTGAAAACTGGGAAAAATGGATGACTCAGTTCAAAAAAAGAGAAGGGTTTATTCGCTTACCCAAGTTTAAAACTGACTATGAAGTGACACTCAATGATGCACTAAAAGCTTTAGGGATGGAAGAGGCTTTTAGTAGCAAAGCTGATTTTTCGGGTATGGGTAAGAATCTGGCCATTAGCCAGGTGAAGCATAAGACTTTTGTCGAAGTGAACGAAGAAGGTACAGAAGCCGCCGCATCTACATCTGTGGGAATAGTCGCAACATCGTTAAGAGAAAAACCAGAACCATTCCGGATGATTGTTGATCGTCCTTTCTTTTGTGCCATTCGCGATCGCACAACAGGTAGCGTTTTGTTTATGGGTTCAATTGTTGATCCGCAGTAG
- the trxA gene encoding thioredoxin, with protein sequence MSSITNVTEATFKQEVLESQLPVLVDFWAPWCGPCRMVAPVVDEVAGEYEGLFKVVKLNTDQNPTVANHYGIRSIPTLMVFKGGRQVDTVVGAVPKTTLAKTLSQHI encoded by the coding sequence ATGTCATCCATTACAAATGTCACAGAAGCCACATTTAAACAAGAAGTCCTGGAAAGCCAACTTCCCGTATTAGTAGACTTTTGGGCACCTTGGTGCGGCCCTTGTCGGATGGTAGCACCGGTTGTAGATGAAGTTGCTGGCGAATACGAAGGACTTTTTAAAGTGGTGAAACTGAACACAGATCAAAATCCCACAGTTGCTAACCATTATGGAATTCGCAGCATTCCCACACTTATGGTGTTTAAGGGGGGTAGGCAAGTTGATACAGTTGTGGGTGCAGTGCCAAAAACCACGTTAGCTAAGACTTTATCACAGCATATTTGA
- a CDS encoding HpsJ family protein gives MTKSTNEQQLLSLVKELQDFSFSQVGSIKILRILGYGLLLLAAFDIIEMFVTPSFMNPAWEFNTFGAIVERVPVPLIGLALVFYGNLYSRSKWEFLGLRFLSWLTLLLGVLFILLIPLSVSNTIRLSKQNTYQINVLSEQQISQAEQIEKRVSQATPEQINDFLKAQNRPLDTKNIQNQKSQILSQVSQAKTQIKTQAEATQSSRNLNLLKSSVKWNLGALVSATLFFIFWKKTRWARTKL, from the coding sequence ATGACTAAATCAACTAACGAACAGCAACTCTTGTCTTTAGTCAAGGAACTACAGGATTTCTCCTTTAGCCAAGTAGGCTCAATAAAGATTTTGCGAATCCTTGGCTACGGACTGCTGCTATTAGCAGCGTTTGACATAATTGAGATGTTTGTTACACCAAGCTTTATGAATCCAGCTTGGGAATTTAATACCTTTGGGGCCATAGTTGAACGAGTACCAGTACCTTTAATTGGGTTAGCACTAGTATTTTATGGAAATCTATATTCACGAAGTAAATGGGAATTCTTAGGTTTAAGATTTTTATCTTGGCTAACCTTATTATTGGGAGTGTTATTCATACTACTAATTCCTTTGAGTGTCAGTAATACTATTCGACTGAGTAAACAAAATACTTATCAAATTAATGTTTTATCCGAGCAACAAATATCCCAGGCTGAACAAATAGAAAAGCGAGTGAGTCAAGCTACACCTGAGCAGATAAATGATTTTTTAAAAGCACAAAATCGCCCGTTAGATACTAAAAATATCCAGAATCAAAAAAGTCAAATTTTATCACAAGTATCTCAAGCTAAAACACAAATTAAAACTCAAGCAGAAGCGACTCAATCTTCTCGGAATCTGAACTTGCTTAAAAGTTCTGTAAAATGGAATCTTGGGGCTTTAGTTAGTGCGACTTTATTTTTTATTTTTTGGAAAAAAACCAGATGGGCAAGAACTAAGCTGTGA
- the rpe gene encoding ribulose-phosphate 3-epimerase: MTQNLSQKPIVIAPSILSADFSRLGDEIRAVDAAGADWIHVDVMDGRFVPNITIGPLVVEAIRPITTKPLDVHLMIVEPEKYVEGFAKAGADIISVHAEHNASPHLHRTLGQIKELGKKAGVVLNPSTPLELIEYVLDLADLVLIMSVNPGFGGQSFIPGVLPKIRKLRQISDERGLDLWIEVDGGLKANNTWQVLEAGANAIVAGSAVFNAKDYAEAITSIRNSKRPTPELAKV; encoded by the coding sequence ATGACCCAAAACCTATCTCAAAAGCCCATTGTGATTGCTCCGTCCATCCTATCAGCCGATTTTAGTCGTCTGGGTGACGAAATTCGAGCCGTAGACGCGGCTGGAGCAGATTGGATTCATGTTGATGTAATGGACGGCCGTTTTGTACCTAATATTACAATAGGTCCTCTGGTTGTGGAGGCGATTCGTCCAATTACGACAAAGCCACTGGATGTCCACTTGATGATTGTGGAGCCAGAAAAGTATGTTGAAGGCTTTGCAAAGGCTGGTGCTGATATTATCTCAGTACATGCAGAACATAACGCTTCCCCCCACCTTCACCGCACTCTTGGTCAAATCAAAGAACTCGGTAAAAAAGCGGGAGTGGTACTCAATCCTTCAACACCTTTGGAACTGATTGAATATGTACTCGATCTAGCTGATCTAGTGCTGATTATGAGCGTTAACCCTGGCTTTGGCGGTCAAAGTTTTATTCCTGGGGTTTTACCTAAAATTCGCAAGCTGCGTCAGATATCTGATGAACGCGGTCTTGACCTTTGGATTGAAGTCGATGGCGGACTAAAGGCAAATAATACCTGGCAAGTTTTAGAAGCTGGTGCTAATGCCATTGTGGCTGGTTCGGCTGTGTTTAACGCCAAAGACTATGCTGAAGCAATTACATCTATTCGTAATAGCAAGCGTCCCACACCAGAATTGGCAAAAGTGTAA
- a CDS encoding SDR family NAD(P)-dependent oxidoreductase: MDLKLQGKSALVSGSTAGIGLAIAQNLAQEGASVIVNGRSEERVTQAIAKIKQSTPEAKVTGVVADAATKAGVEQIFRQVPHVDILVNNLGIYEPKAFVDITDEDWLKIFEVNVLSGVRLSRQYLPKLLEQNWGRIIFISSESAIQIPVEMIHYGTTKTAQLAIARGLAEITVGTAVTVNSVLPGPTRSEGVEDFITNLANQRNISPAEVEAEFFQNVRPSSLIKRFATNEEVAALVVYLSSPLASATNGAAVRVDGGVIRSIV; encoded by the coding sequence ATGGACTTGAAATTACAGGGTAAATCTGCGCTAGTGAGTGGTTCAACCGCAGGTATTGGTTTGGCGATCGCTCAAAACTTAGCACAAGAAGGTGCATCAGTGATTGTCAATGGTCGTTCAGAGGAACGAGTGACACAGGCGATCGCTAAAATTAAGCAAAGTACTCCAGAAGCTAAAGTGACTGGCGTAGTTGCGGATGCAGCCACCAAAGCAGGAGTAGAGCAAATCTTTCGGCAAGTGCCTCATGTCGATATTCTGGTGAATAACCTGGGTATTTACGAGCCAAAAGCCTTTGTTGATATCACCGATGAGGACTGGCTGAAGATATTTGAGGTTAACGTCCTCAGTGGAGTCCGCTTAAGTCGGCAATATCTGCCAAAATTGTTAGAGCAAAACTGGGGAAGGATAATTTTTATCTCCAGTGAATCTGCGATTCAAATCCCCGTAGAAATGATTCATTATGGCACGACGAAAACGGCTCAGTTAGCTATAGCTAGAGGTTTAGCAGAAATTACCGTCGGGACTGCAGTCACAGTCAACTCTGTCCTACCAGGGCCAACCCGCTCAGAAGGTGTTGAAGACTTTATCACCAACCTCGCAAATCAGCGCAATATTAGTCCTGCTGAAGTTGAAGCCGAATTTTTCCAGAATGTGCGTCCCAGTTCCCTAATTAAACGCTTCGCAACTAACGAAGAAGTAGCAGCGCTTGTAGTTTACCTCTCTAGTCCTCTCGCTTCCGCAACTAATGGCGCAGCCGTGCGGGTGGATGGCGGCGTAATTCGCTCAATTGTTTAG
- a CDS encoding nitroreductase family protein: MSPIIQTQALDVPSAIIKRRSIKTFTTDPIAPELLKQLVELTVAAPSSFNVQAWQIILVQDEAQKAALSAASWNQQQIVQAPVTFVFAADPTAGEKDLTPILEKGLETGAWNEGTVNYFKNAVPQFQATLGDKRREYAIKDAIIAATHLVLAAESLGLSTCFMNGWVEDKVKEVIGASDNPDLAIAVLVPVGYAAEPRLNPGRLPFSSNVSVDRIGNPYQ; the protein is encoded by the coding sequence ATGAGTCCGATTATCCAAACTCAAGCACTAGATGTACCCAGCGCCATCATTAAGCGTCGTTCAATCAAAACTTTTACAACAGACCCCATAGCCCCAGAACTGCTGAAGCAACTCGTAGAATTAACCGTAGCAGCACCCAGCAGTTTTAATGTCCAGGCGTGGCAAATTATTCTAGTCCAAGATGAAGCACAAAAGGCAGCGTTATCAGCTGCGTCTTGGAATCAACAGCAGATTGTCCAAGCACCCGTGACATTTGTGTTTGCTGCTGATCCCACCGCCGGCGAAAAAGATTTAACGCCGATTCTCGAAAAAGGACTGGAAACTGGAGCATGGAATGAGGGCACTGTCAACTACTTTAAAAATGCTGTCCCGCAATTTCAAGCTACTTTAGGAGACAAACGACGGGAATATGCCATTAAGGATGCAATCATTGCGGCGACACATTTAGTTTTAGCAGCAGAAAGTTTGGGTTTATCCACTTGCTTTATGAATGGTTGGGTTGAGGATAAAGTCAAGGAAGTTATTGGTGCCTCAGATAATCCAGATTTAGCGATCGCAGTTTTAGTACCCGTAGGCTATGCAGCCGAACCACGCTTAAATCCTGGCCGCTTACCATTCTCCTCCAACGTCTCTGTAGACAGAATCGGTAATCCGTATCAGTGA
- a CDS encoding helix-turn-helix transcriptional regulator: MRFLYHPDRKDISLPGVLYALGDPVRLEIVRLLATKGEQCCADFDFAIAKSTMSNHFKILRESGVVLSRKEGTQHINKLRFEDLDMLFPGLLDAVLQSAKPLGVCPSVVIGNRQIGK; the protein is encoded by the coding sequence ATGAGATTTCTGTATCACCCAGACCGAAAAGATATTTCGTTACCAGGCGTGCTGTATGCGTTGGGCGATCCGGTGCGGCTAGAGATTGTGCGGTTATTGGCGACGAAAGGAGAGCAGTGCTGTGCTGACTTTGACTTTGCGATCGCCAAATCCACCATGTCCAATCACTTCAAGATTTTACGGGAATCAGGGGTGGTATTAAGCCGGAAAGAAGGAACACAGCACATCAATAAATTGCGCTTTGAGGATTTAGATATGCTGTTTCCAGGGCTGCTAGATGCGGTGTTGCAATCTGCTAAACCCTTGGGTGTTTGTCCGTCTGTCGTAATAGGCAATAGGCAAATAGGCAAATAG
- a CDS encoding cyanoexosortase A system-associated protein: MRWQHFRLTLLLLTFSSILLLLGKVIWFPVSNKSNLTSFVFPEKIPLPQWQQVTTSLVLQPAPKKIEVTSEKSYRYIQNHLPIDIEMRYVANGDVPLFIKNFTTISTSAIVRQREEIGFYGLGIDKQRAYLSACINPRGESTFTIEQFNQNLYNLDSKHILSWLQGKGNLKDRRCLWTHFSLTLDNSSPETAYQKLEKAWFSWYRWWQPRFPDNGFSEVKK, encoded by the coding sequence ATGCGCTGGCAACATTTCCGTCTTACTCTGCTGCTTCTAACTTTTAGTAGTATTCTTTTACTTTTGGGAAAAGTTATCTGGTTTCCTGTCTCCAATAAATCTAATCTTACTTCCTTTGTTTTTCCTGAAAAAATACCTTTACCACAATGGCAACAGGTAACTACTAGCCTTGTACTTCAACCAGCACCAAAAAAAATTGAAGTAACTTCTGAAAAGTCTTATCGCTATATTCAAAATCACTTACCTATAGATATTGAAATGCGATATGTAGCCAATGGAGATGTGCCTTTATTTATTAAGAACTTTACCACTATTTCTACTTCTGCAATTGTGCGTCAGCGTGAAGAAATTGGCTTTTACGGTCTTGGTATTGATAAGCAGCGAGCCTATCTAAGTGCCTGCATTAATCCGCGTGGAGAAAGTACTTTTACTATTGAACAATTTAATCAAAACTTATATAACCTGGACTCTAAACATATATTATCTTGGTTACAAGGTAAGGGAAATCTTAAAGATAGACGTTGTCTTTGGACACATTTTTCTCTGACTTTAGATAACTCTTCTCCTGAAACTGCTTACCAAAAACTGGAGAAAGCTTGGTTTTCCTGGTATCGCTGGTGGCAACCCCGCTTTCCAGATAATGGATTTAGTGAGGTAAAAAAATAA
- a CDS encoding CsbD family protein: MSLEEKAKAAAKNIEGKAQEAVGNVTGDPKDKAEGKAKQAESEVRQGLEDVKDNVKKKLD, from the coding sequence ATGAGTTTAGAAGAAAAGGCAAAAGCTGCAGCCAAAAATATTGAAGGTAAAGCTCAAGAAGCTGTAGGAAACGTTACAGGAGATCCAAAAGATAAAGCTGAAGGTAAAGCAAAACAAGCCGAAAGCGAAGTGCGTCAAGGTCTTGAAGATGTGAAAGATAATGTCAAGAAAAAGCTTGACTAA
- a CDS encoding S8 family serine peptidase yields MNKKLTWIIWGLSASCLSAPVVAAALQTSLGTNGIDALRLHQAPYNLSGRKIAIGQVEIGRPGMFGWDKAVSKNRAISLAAVFLRNGPAKSNSGVDPHAYNVAGVMVSKDKALPGVAPNARLYSSAVGSTKNMGQPEECLSAQHVALQNSGDIRAINFSFGEPLSRDPRPEAVLDGNALLTLCIDWSTRIHNVVYAIAGNQGKGGIPIPTDNFNGVNVAFSSRRGGVFNKVDVSNLAGANEGVSGRLAGREFNTGGRRTIGIVAPGSNIPLLNPDGKLNKATGTSFATPHVTATVALLQELGDTKLRTKQANWSIDSRRHQVMKAVLLNSADKIQDSGDGLRLGMTKTLIDKQNQDWLSSDAYKDPKIPLDSQMGAGHLNAFRAYQQFNAGEWQPSAPVPPIGWDYRTVDALKSVEYVLAKPLKQGSFVAITLTWDRLIELNDNNKNQLFDVGENFSDRGLNNLDLYLVKADATNSDQGTVCSSISDIDNVEHIFCPIPAAGNYKIRVQYRQQVNEVTQPYSLAWWTVAGN; encoded by the coding sequence ATGAACAAAAAACTAACCTGGATAATTTGGGGATTGAGTGCTTCCTGCTTGAGTGCGCCTGTAGTGGCTGCAGCTTTACAAACGTCTTTGGGAACTAATGGTATTGATGCTCTGAGGCTACACCAAGCTCCTTATAATTTGAGCGGTCGCAAGATTGCTATTGGTCAGGTAGAAATTGGGCGTCCAGGAATGTTTGGCTGGGATAAAGCGGTGTCTAAAAATCGCGCTATCTCTTTAGCGGCCGTGTTTTTACGCAATGGTCCAGCCAAATCTAATAGTGGTGTTGATCCTCATGCATACAATGTTGCTGGTGTGATGGTTAGTAAAGACAAAGCCTTACCAGGAGTTGCTCCAAATGCACGACTGTATTCTTCTGCTGTAGGCTCTACTAAAAATATGGGTCAGCCGGAAGAGTGTTTATCAGCACAGCATGTGGCGTTGCAAAACAGTGGTGATATTCGTGCTATTAACTTCAGTTTTGGTGAACCCTTGAGCCGTGATCCGCGTCCGGAGGCTGTTTTAGATGGTAATGCTTTGCTAACACTATGTATTGACTGGTCTACTCGCATTCATAATGTTGTTTATGCGATCGCAGGGAATCAAGGTAAGGGTGGAATTCCCATCCCCACAGATAATTTTAATGGAGTCAACGTGGCTTTTTCATCCCGCCGAGGGGGGGTTTTTAATAAAGTTGACGTTTCTAACCTCGCAGGTGCTAATGAGGGCGTGAGCGGTAGGCTAGCTGGCAGAGAATTTAATACTGGTGGACGCCGCACAATAGGTATAGTTGCGCCTGGTAGTAACATTCCTTTGCTCAATCCTGATGGCAAACTCAATAAGGCTACAGGTACGAGTTTTGCTACACCCCACGTCACAGCTACTGTTGCTTTATTGCAAGAATTGGGTGATACAAAACTGCGGACTAAACAAGCTAATTGGAGTATTGATTCTCGGCGTCATCAAGTGATGAAAGCTGTATTGTTGAATTCAGCAGATAAGATCCAAGATAGTGGTGATGGCTTGCGATTGGGAATGACCAAGACATTAATTGATAAACAAAACCAAGATTGGTTGAGTTCGGATGCTTACAAAGACCCTAAAATTCCTTTAGATTCCCAAATGGGAGCAGGCCATTTAAATGCATTTCGAGCTTATCAGCAATTTAATGCTGGTGAATGGCAGCCATCTGCACCTGTACCCCCTATTGGTTGGGATTATCGTACAGTGGACGCACTGAAATCTGTAGAATATGTGTTAGCCAAACCCCTAAAGCAGGGGAGTTTTGTTGCTATTACCCTAACTTGGGATCGGCTGATAGAACTCAATGATAACAATAAAAATCAGCTGTTTGATGTGGGAGAAAATTTTAGCGATCGCGGCTTGAATAACCTTGACCTTTATCTAGTAAAAGCTGATGCTACAAATTCGGATCAGGGTACTGTTTGTTCCTCAATTAGCGACATTGATAATGTAGAACATATTTTTTGCCCTATTCCTGCTGCAGGGAATTACAAAATCCGTGTCCAGTATCGTCAACAGGTCAATGAAGTCACTCAACCCTATAGTCTAGCTTGGTGGACAGTGGCTGGGAATTGA
- the crtA gene encoding cyanoexosortase A yields MKAISTNSLKNNTNQFLLLAIGTALIAIHLTLVWRSEDINLFFNSILFWMAVSSFVGEKRSSLNLDSGITSSILGVLIIVFSSLRISSLTPSINNIWLTSFPFFSALGLALMASGVKGLKQYQKELMILFFLITPRLLILLLPTIDLSIVTAKFSTIILWYTGFQIVQSGVTISFPEVGKGIEVYPGCSGTEQIIQILGIAILFISMFPLYKWQKILAPILAATLAFMVNAARVALMAIFVARGNNNLFEYWHTGNGSQLFPVFTTLLFGCFCWFFFLRNEQENQDYTQV; encoded by the coding sequence ATGAAAGCCATCTCAACCAACTCTTTAAAAAACAACACTAACCAATTTTTATTATTGGCAATCGGTACGGCTTTAATAGCAATTCATTTGACTTTAGTCTGGAGATCTGAAGACATTAACTTATTCTTTAATAGTATTCTGTTCTGGATGGCAGTATCTTCTTTTGTCGGGGAAAAACGCTCTAGCTTAAATCTAGATAGCGGCATCACATCCAGCATTTTAGGTGTATTAATTATTGTATTTTCCTCTTTACGAATTTCATCCTTAACACCTAGTATAAATAATATCTGGCTTACTTCCTTTCCTTTCTTTTCAGCTTTAGGTCTGGCTCTAATGGCTTCCGGTGTTAAGGGATTAAAGCAATATCAAAAAGAACTAATGATATTATTTTTTCTCATTACACCCAGATTATTAATACTTCTATTGCCAACAATTGATTTATCTATTGTGACAGCAAAATTTTCCACAATTATTCTTTGGTATACAGGGTTTCAAATTGTTCAATCTGGGGTGACAATTTCTTTTCCTGAAGTTGGCAAAGGTATAGAAGTATATCCTGGATGTTCTGGAACAGAACAAATTATTCAGATACTAGGAATCGCAATACTTTTTATCTCAATGTTTCCCCTTTACAAGTGGCAAAAAATATTAGCGCCTATTTTAGCCGCTACCTTAGCATTCATGGTCAATGCAGCAAGAGTTGCCCTAATGGCTATATTTGTAGCTAGAGGTAATAACAATTTATTTGAATATTGGCATACCGGAAATGGCTCTCAATTGTTTCCAGTTTTTACCACACTACTTTTTGGGTGTTTCTGCTGGTTCTTCTTTTTGAGAAATGAACAAGAAAATCAAGATTATACCCAGGTCTAA
- a CDS encoding alkene reductase, which produces MTTDINLFSPYRLGKLELPNRIVMAPLTRNRAGKGNVPHQLNATYYAQRASAGLIIAEATQVSPQGQGYPFTPGIHSPEQVEGWKLVTDAVHQEGGRIFLQLWHVGRISHPDLQPNGELPVAPSAIAPHGNASTFAGPKPYVTPRALEISEIPGIVEQYRQGAANALAAGFDGVEIHSANGYLLDQFLRDGTNQRTDEYGGTVENRVRLLLEVTEAVTSVWDTDRVGVRLSPSGTFNDIRDSNPLETFGYAAQALNRFNLAYLHIFEAVDADIRHGGTIVPTSHIRDRYTGTLIVNGGYTREKGDAVLANKAADLVAFGTLFISNPDLPRRLALNAPLNPPDQATFYGGDEQGYTDYPFWSAASEQVANA; this is translated from the coding sequence ATGACTACTGATATCAACTTATTTTCTCCCTACCGATTGGGTAAACTAGAATTGCCCAACCGGATTGTGATGGCTCCTTTAACGCGAAACAGAGCAGGTAAGGGCAACGTACCACACCAACTAAATGCTACCTATTACGCCCAGCGTGCTTCTGCTGGATTGATTATTGCGGAAGCAACACAGGTTTCACCGCAGGGACAAGGGTATCCCTTTACACCAGGAATTCATTCCCCAGAACAAGTAGAGGGGTGGAAGTTAGTCACAGATGCAGTACATCAAGAGGGAGGAAGGATCTTTCTGCAACTATGGCATGTAGGGAGGATTTCTCACCCTGACTTGCAACCCAATGGGGAGTTACCTGTTGCACCTTCGGCGATCGCTCCTCATGGTAACGCCTCAACATTTGCAGGGCCCAAACCCTATGTGACTCCTCGTGCTTTAGAAATCTCAGAGATTCCGGGGATTGTCGAACAGTATCGCCAAGGAGCAGCCAACGCCCTAGCCGCCGGGTTTGATGGGGTGGAAATTCATTCAGCTAATGGTTATTTACTTGACCAATTCCTCCGTGATGGGACTAATCAGCGCACAGATGAGTATGGGGGTACAGTCGAGAATCGTGTCCGACTGCTGTTAGAGGTGACTGAGGCGGTTACAAGCGTGTGGGATACTGACAGAGTAGGGGTACGTCTTTCTCCTAGTGGGACGTTTAACGATATCCGTGACTCCAATCCTTTAGAAACCTTTGGTTATGCAGCGCAGGCATTGAACCGATTTAATTTGGCATATTTGCATATCTTTGAAGCTGTAGACGCAGATATCAGACATGGCGGGACAATTGTACCAACAAGTCATATACGCGATCGCTATACAGGTACACTGATCGTCAACGGTGGTTATACCCGCGAGAAAGGTGATGCTGTATTAGCAAACAAAGCAGCAGATTTAGTTGCTTTTGGGACTCTATTTATCTCCAATCCAGATTTACCCAGACGCTTGGCTCTCAATGCACCACTAAATCCACCAGATCAAGCAACCTTTTACGGTGGCGATGAACAGGGATATACAGACTATCCATTTTGGTCTGCGGCTAGTGAGCAAGTAGCCAACGCCTAA